One region of Coregonus clupeaformis isolate EN_2021a chromosome 31, ASM2061545v1, whole genome shotgun sequence genomic DNA includes:
- the LOC121547464 gene encoding thyrotroph embryonic factor-like isoform X4, giving the protein MGPSAALTPAIWDKTIPYDGETFHLEYMDLEEFLMENGIPTSSSSLDDALNMEIAEKKTEKPTSTTTAPISLLPVLELDQCEEEVVTITLNSADITANTEVVTDKDRLTPETIDPEEIEVNVNFDPDPTDLVLSSVPGGELFNPRKHKFSEEELKPQPMIKKAKKVYVPEDSKDEKYWQRRTKNNVAAKRSRDARRLKENQITVRAAFLERENTALRQEVGELRKDFARSKNVVARYAAKFGDLALLEDQ; this is encoded by the exons ATGGGTCCGTCGGCCGCCCTGACCCCAGCCATCTGGGACAAGACCATCCCGTACGACGGGGAGACCTTCCACCTGGAGTACATGGACCTGGAGGAGTTCCTCATGGAGAACGGCATCCCCACCTCATCCTCGTCCCTGGACGATGCTCTCAACATGGAAATTgcagagaagaagacagagaagCCAACCAGCACCACGACAGCCCCCATCTCCCTGCTGCCCGTCCTGGAACTAGACCAGTGTGAGGAGGAGGTGGTCACCATCACCCTCAACAGTGCTGATATCACAGCCAACACCG AGGTGGTGACAGACAAGGACAGGCTGACCCCTGAAACCATCGACCCGGAGGAGATTGAGGTGAACGTGAACTTTGACCCAGACCCTACAGACCTGGTCCTGTCCAGCGTTCCTGGAGGAGAGCTGTTCAACCCACGCAAACACAAGTTCTCAGAGGAGGAACTCAAACCACAGCCCATGATCAAGAAGGCCAAGAAGGTGTATGTACCTGAGGATTCTAAG GATGAGAAGTACTGGCAGAGGAGGACGAAGAACAACGTGGCGGCTAAGCGTTCCCGGGACGCGCGGCGACTCAAGGAGAACCAAATCACGGTGCGGGCAGCGTTCCTGGAGCGTGAGAACACGGCGCTACGACAGGAAGTGGGCGAGCTACGGAAGGACTTTGCCCGCAGCAAGAATGTTGTGGCCCGCTACGCAGCCAAATTCGGAGACCT TGCGTTGCTGGAAGACCAGTAG
- the LOC121547464 gene encoding thyrotroph embryonic factor-like isoform X3 codes for MRRVMETADNDKDKLFTGDNVDLERGSGMGPSAALTPAIWDKTIPYDGETFHLEYMDLEEFLMENGIPTSSSSLDDALNMEIAEKKTEKPTSTTTAPISLLPVLELDQCEEEVVTITLNSADITANTEVVTDKDRLTPETIDPEEIEVNVNFDPDPTDLVLSSVPGGELFNPRKHKFSEEELKPQPMIKKAKKVYVPEDSKDEKYWQRRTKNNVAAKRSRDARRLKENQITVRAAFLERENTALRQEVGELRKDFARSKNVVARYAAKFGDLALLEDQ; via the exons ATGCGAcgtgtaatggaaacggcag ACAATGACAAGGATAAGCTGTTTACGGGGGACAATGTGGACCTTGAAAGAGGGAGCGGGATGGGTCCGTCGGCCGCCCTGACCCCAGCCATCTGGGACAAGACCATCCCGTACGACGGGGAGACCTTCCACCTGGAGTACATGGACCTGGAGGAGTTCCTCATGGAGAACGGCATCCCCACCTCATCCTCGTCCCTGGACGATGCTCTCAACATGGAAATTgcagagaagaagacagagaagCCAACCAGCACCACGACAGCCCCCATCTCCCTGCTGCCCGTCCTGGAACTAGACCAGTGTGAGGAGGAGGTGGTCACCATCACCCTCAACAGTGCTGATATCACAGCCAACACCG AGGTGGTGACAGACAAGGACAGGCTGACCCCTGAAACCATCGACCCGGAGGAGATTGAGGTGAACGTGAACTTTGACCCAGACCCTACAGACCTGGTCCTGTCCAGCGTTCCTGGAGGAGAGCTGTTCAACCCACGCAAACACAAGTTCTCAGAGGAGGAACTCAAACCACAGCCCATGATCAAGAAGGCCAAGAAGGTGTATGTACCTGAGGATTCTAAG GATGAGAAGTACTGGCAGAGGAGGACGAAGAACAACGTGGCGGCTAAGCGTTCCCGGGACGCGCGGCGACTCAAGGAGAACCAAATCACGGTGCGGGCAGCGTTCCTGGAGCGTGAGAACACGGCGCTACGACAGGAAGTGGGCGAGCTACGGAAGGACTTTGCCCGCAGCAAGAATGTTGTGGCCCGCTACGCAGCCAAATTCGGAGACCT TGCGTTGCTGGAAGACCAGTAG
- the LOC121547464 gene encoding thyrotroph embryonic factor-like isoform X1, which yields MSVEPIATTMENFKGSPGAFPVVLKKIMEMPPPNLLEGDDDNDKDKLFTGDNVDLERGSGMGPSAALTPAIWDKTIPYDGETFHLEYMDLEEFLMENGIPTSSSSLDDALNMEIAEKKTEKPTSTTTAPISLLPVLELDQCEEEVVTITLNSADITANTEVVTDKDRLTPETIDPEEIEVNVNFDPDPTDLVLSSVPGGELFNPRKHKFSEEELKPQPMIKKAKKVYVPEDSKDEKYWQRRTKNNVAAKRSRDARRLKENQITVRAAFLERENTALRQEVGELRKDFARSKNVVARYAAKFGDLALLEDQ from the exons ATGTCTGTAGAGCCGATCGCCACCACGATGGAAAACTTCAAGGGGTCACCGGGTGCGTTTCCCGTGGTATTGAAGAAAATAATGGAAATGCCCCCACCGAATTTACTCGAGGGCGACGATG ACAATGACAAGGATAAGCTGTTTACGGGGGACAATGTGGACCTTGAAAGAGGGAGCGGGATGGGTCCGTCGGCCGCCCTGACCCCAGCCATCTGGGACAAGACCATCCCGTACGACGGGGAGACCTTCCACCTGGAGTACATGGACCTGGAGGAGTTCCTCATGGAGAACGGCATCCCCACCTCATCCTCGTCCCTGGACGATGCTCTCAACATGGAAATTgcagagaagaagacagagaagCCAACCAGCACCACGACAGCCCCCATCTCCCTGCTGCCCGTCCTGGAACTAGACCAGTGTGAGGAGGAGGTGGTCACCATCACCCTCAACAGTGCTGATATCACAGCCAACACCG AGGTGGTGACAGACAAGGACAGGCTGACCCCTGAAACCATCGACCCGGAGGAGATTGAGGTGAACGTGAACTTTGACCCAGACCCTACAGACCTGGTCCTGTCCAGCGTTCCTGGAGGAGAGCTGTTCAACCCACGCAAACACAAGTTCTCAGAGGAGGAACTCAAACCACAGCCCATGATCAAGAAGGCCAAGAAGGTGTATGTACCTGAGGATTCTAAG GATGAGAAGTACTGGCAGAGGAGGACGAAGAACAACGTGGCGGCTAAGCGTTCCCGGGACGCGCGGCGACTCAAGGAGAACCAAATCACGGTGCGGGCAGCGTTCCTGGAGCGTGAGAACACGGCGCTACGACAGGAAGTGGGCGAGCTACGGAAGGACTTTGCCCGCAGCAAGAATGTTGTGGCCCGCTACGCAGCCAAATTCGGAGACCT TGCGTTGCTGGAAGACCAGTAG
- the LOC121547464 gene encoding thyrotroph embryonic factor-like isoform X2 produces MSSEIPEIFKALLEDPFTVPILDYNDNDKDKLFTGDNVDLERGSGMGPSAALTPAIWDKTIPYDGETFHLEYMDLEEFLMENGIPTSSSSLDDALNMEIAEKKTEKPTSTTTAPISLLPVLELDQCEEEVVTITLNSADITANTEVVTDKDRLTPETIDPEEIEVNVNFDPDPTDLVLSSVPGGELFNPRKHKFSEEELKPQPMIKKAKKVYVPEDSKDEKYWQRRTKNNVAAKRSRDARRLKENQITVRAAFLERENTALRQEVGELRKDFARSKNVVARYAAKFGDLALLEDQ; encoded by the exons ATGTCTTCAGAGATTCCCGAGATTTTCAAAGCTCTGCTAGAGGACCCCTTCACTGTTCCTATCCTTGATTACAACG ACAATGACAAGGATAAGCTGTTTACGGGGGACAATGTGGACCTTGAAAGAGGGAGCGGGATGGGTCCGTCGGCCGCCCTGACCCCAGCCATCTGGGACAAGACCATCCCGTACGACGGGGAGACCTTCCACCTGGAGTACATGGACCTGGAGGAGTTCCTCATGGAGAACGGCATCCCCACCTCATCCTCGTCCCTGGACGATGCTCTCAACATGGAAATTgcagagaagaagacagagaagCCAACCAGCACCACGACAGCCCCCATCTCCCTGCTGCCCGTCCTGGAACTAGACCAGTGTGAGGAGGAGGTGGTCACCATCACCCTCAACAGTGCTGATATCACAGCCAACACCG AGGTGGTGACAGACAAGGACAGGCTGACCCCTGAAACCATCGACCCGGAGGAGATTGAGGTGAACGTGAACTTTGACCCAGACCCTACAGACCTGGTCCTGTCCAGCGTTCCTGGAGGAGAGCTGTTCAACCCACGCAAACACAAGTTCTCAGAGGAGGAACTCAAACCACAGCCCATGATCAAGAAGGCCAAGAAGGTGTATGTACCTGAGGATTCTAAG GATGAGAAGTACTGGCAGAGGAGGACGAAGAACAACGTGGCGGCTAAGCGTTCCCGGGACGCGCGGCGACTCAAGGAGAACCAAATCACGGTGCGGGCAGCGTTCCTGGAGCGTGAGAACACGGCGCTACGACAGGAAGTGGGCGAGCTACGGAAGGACTTTGCCCGCAGCAAGAATGTTGTGGCCCGCTACGCAGCCAAATTCGGAGACCT TGCGTTGCTGGAAGACCAGTAG